ATCTAAGCcgttaaataaaatggaaaaccaaGCAAAAGAAATGAATACTATACACACGATAAACAAtgattatatataaaaatattgaaatatatatatatgaaatttaCACATGGCAAAGAACATCTCTAGTACATTGATATTTGTTAAGGATCGTTGGAATTTGTAGTTTAATTGGATTGTATTTCGTATACATATAGGGAACGCTGTTAGGGTAGACGTGTAACTCGAGATCatgtatattgtatatagAGCATTTAGCTGCGCCTCCTTAACACTATAGAAAATTACAACCAGAAGCAACCGAATCTGCAATTGCAACAATTTAATCGACTTATGTTTTCAAATCCGAATCAATATTAACATTATGCTTTTGTCTCAAATCACAGCCGAAAGAAGAACTTTTAGTAAAGTAAGACACAGTTTAGCCAAGCTAATTGTTGTATAAATACGAGTAAATAGAAAAAGCAAAGGTAAAATAAATCCAGATTTATTTCAaacgaaaacacaaaaaaagtgaaaaattacTGTTAgtgacaaaataaatatgaaccACACAAAATGGTAGCAATATGcaggaaaaacaaaaggtCAAAGTAAAGAAAAACTCGGTATGTTCTTATGAATGTAACATTAacgaattaatttaaagtttaataaaaaggAATAAATGAGAATTTTACtgaataaaaacacaaaacagaATTATTTAAGTACTGTATTAATGGTGGGATTGTATTTCTTAGTTAATATATAAGGGCGTACCTTACCTATTATTCTTAACTTCGTGTACTTATtctacatatttaaaaataatgtttatggCTTGATTTTgtgcttattttattttctttctttttgaaatttaagaaCTATGTCATTGGTTCTTATCTACTATTCATATATACGTAAATAGGTCAAGTAAGTCTCACTTTTGTCTCATTTGtaccaaaaaaatctttgtTAAACACAAATAATCAAACAATTTGTCCGCAGAGGTCAgtaaactttgatttttagcTTCTTAATTTGAAACTGTCTGTGGGTTGTCAAAATATGCAGCGCCAAAAGAAAGCTGTTCAAGAAACCAAACTATAGAAatcatttagttttatttgcaAGTCGGTTATTTTTTAGCTAAAGCTTaatgtaaaatgtttaaatttaaagtgcGTTTACTTTAACTTAATCAGTCTTAATAATTTGACATCTTCCACacattattttcttaaaatgcaaatcgttcttaaaagcaaacattttattttgcaccTCACTCGTGCTGCATTTTAATGAGAGAATCAATAACCTTTATTCATTAAATCAAGATTTGAATTGtttatgccattttttttttatcttatatttttttcgataAAGAATAAGTAAGCATAACCATTTAAAGTGCATTTTTATCTTGGATTTATTATTTCCTATTTATTAGGTTCAATCCTGGTGATATTTCTATGACCCATTAGTTGTCAACAATAATTTGGGGTTCGCTGTACAGTTGATGATATTCCAGATGTGCCTTTTGAGTGCACAAAGTCGACATCTTCTTCCGCTTATGTTGCTAATTTTAACCCCCAACCATTAAACAACTCCAACACACAGCTgggtatttaaatataacagaTTATAACACTGCGTGATCCGATCCCCAAGTGCTGAGCTTTAAGCTTTAGTCGAATTGGTTCCAAGCCAACATATTAAGCCCGACTCCGATCCAAGCTCTTGCAGTTAGCGTTCTCAACTCAAACCGAACGGAGGTAGTGAAAAGCCCAGAAAACCGAACTGTTGAATACCAAAATTCCGAAATGAAATCCCTGGGAATTGTGAGTCTTGGCCTAATCTTGTGCCTGGTCGGCGGTTTAAGCCGAAGTGCAACGGCCAAGCTGGAGGAGAAGTTCTCGTGGAAGCAGCTGGCCTTCGATTGGCCCACTCCGGAGGCCGAGGCGGAGGCCAAGTCGAATGGCCACTACATTGAGGAGAACAACCTGCCACTGGGCGTGGAGCGCTGGCAAAACAGAATCTTTGTCACTGTGCCAAGGTAAATTACCGCAtttaaaaccgaaaaccgaCAACAAATGCGTGGTTACCCCTTGTtaacttttcttatttaatttttttaatatttacctTTTTTGTTGGATTTGTTGGTAATTAAATGTCAAGCTAGACTTGCAAAATCATCGAGCGTCAAGAGTGGAAACCGGTTTCCTCGTTGGCTAGTTAgctttatcattttttttcctttgtgTAAGTCTATTTTGCATTTGAAATCGTGGTTTCtaaatgcaaatcaaagcattaggttaattataatttaataagtgAAAACACTTGACCGGAAAATTCTATGGAAAATAACTGTTCTCATTAAAGCAGAACTTTCAAAAAACTAGTAAACAAGATCAATTCATGACGTCATTACTTATCGGGACTTACCCACGATGCGCTTTATGGCGAAAAATACCCAAAAACAAATCCCATTTTCGGGAGATATGAGTAATCGaattatcaaaacaaaaaacaactcGCATCAAACCCTGTCAGGTATGGTCTACCAAAATATAGAAACcgaatacatttaattaaattaaatcattttcctttattacttttaattgacaagtttttaatacatcaaattaaatttcaaaattgtttatcCCCAAAAAAGTTCCACTAGAAAGCTTTGAGAGGTCAACAATTATCTAAGCAATGCAATCAAAAAACGcgattttagaaaatatgACTTTAATCTAAAAAGCTAAGACTTTAATCATAAGACACAGGCCAATCAGTCTTATAATTATTACAGAAGTATTTACCAAGCAAGTGTGATCTAAAAACTTGTATACAAACCGGTTGATATACTAATGTTTTTGCctaaaaatactatttttaatcGCTAAAACTTTTTGTAGGTTTATTCTAAGTCTTAAATTTTGAAAGATCATCTTTCagtctaattaaattttctattgAATCGTAGATGGAAAGCTGGTGTAGCCGCCACCCTTAATTACATCGATCTCAATTCGACGGAGAAGTCCCCGAAGCTGCACCCGTATCCCAGTTGGGAGGCCAACAAGCTGCCCATTGATGTGCAGCCGCAGGATCAGAAGACACCATCTGGCGGACGCCTGGATGCAGACAAGGCTCAAGATGCCGGCATTCAGCTGACGAACAACTCGACCATCATTTCTACATTCCGAATTCAGGTGGACGTGTGCGATCGTCTATGGGTTCTCGATACGGGTCTGGCCGACATCCTGGGCAGTCCCAAGAAGATTACACCCAATACCATTCTGGTCTTTGACCTAAAGACCGATACATTGGTGCGTCGCTTCACTATTCCGGATGATCAATCCAAGGAAGACTCGTTCTTTGCGAATATTGTAAGTTAAAATTCGCGACAGATGAACTCGAAAACTGATAAATATACCTCATTTCTAGGTGGTGGATGCCGACCGTTCGGAGTGCCAGGATGCCTTCGCATATATCCCGGATTTGGGCGCCTACGGCGTGATTGTGTACTCGCTGAGGAACGACAAATCGTATCGCGTGAAGCACAACTTCTTCCACTTTGATCCGCTGCAGGGCGATTTCAATGTGGGCGGCGTGAACTTCCAGTGGACGGACGGTGTCTTCGGCCTGGCCGTCGGTCCCATGAATCCGGATCACTCCAAGGACATCTATTTCCATGCTCTGGCCAGTACCAAGGAGTTCAAGGTTTCCAACCGAGTGCTGCAGAACGAATCTCATGTGACCGGCGGAGATTCCTACTACGACTTTAAATACGTTGGCGACCGTGGAATGAATGGCCAGTCCACCGCTGAGGTCTTTGATCCCGAGACCGGCGTCATCTTCTATACGCAGGTAAACAAAGACGCCATCGCCTGCTGGAACATCAAGCGTCCCTACACTCCGGACACCCAGGGTCTGATCGATTCCGACTCGCACACTCTGGTCTTCCCCAACGACATGAAAATCGACAACGAGGGCACCATTTGGGTGCTGTCCGACAAGATGCCGACGTATTTGTACAAGGAACTCGATCCCTCGGCCGTCAACTATCGCATTTTGATGGGCCAGAACCGCGATCTCATCAAGGGTACACCATGCGAAATGTGAGCAGTTGGATATTTGAATCTACACGCTGTGTTTGTGACGCGgtgcatttttgtatttacaatATGACATTATTGTTTGTTAGTAAGTCAGCTTAATATACTATTTGAAACGTGATTGGTTGGGTGTGTCATGGAGTGGCTAAACTAAATGTCGGATTTCAGGAGATTGTCACCCAGTTGCACCTTCTCCCCGGGCTTGAAGGCGGGCATGCCCAGGTAGGGGCAAGTGGAACAGCGAAAGGCGTCGCCCAGATAGCACTGTATTTATGGGAATTCATGtttagaaaagaaagaaatagaaAGAATAGAATGTCTTACATTTCCGCAGCTGGACTTGGCGTTCTCGGTGGCCTTCTGGCTCGCCTTTTCAGTATCCAACTCCTCGGCCAAGCCGCAAGAGCAGTTCTTGCAGGCCTTGCGCTTGCCCGTGGTGCTGCAGACGCGCAAGCCAGCCGGATCTGGCTTCTGTTTGTCCTCCTCGTCCAGCAGATCCTCCTCATCGATCAGCTCCTCATCGTCGCCGCTTATCTTCCACACATTCACAGCACTGGCGTTCTTTTTGGCAAAGGACAATCTGGCCGAGGAGCCCGTCTCGTAGCCAGGCTTCTCGGCGGTCAGGGCATCCGCTGCATCCTCGCGGCAGTTGATGAAGCCGGACAACTTTACCTCCTGCAGAAGACTAGCTGCCGGTCCGATGAAGGACACCAAGTGCAGCTTGCCACTAGGTTTTAGCATGTGCAGCAGTTTTACGTAACTGTCGGTCAGCTGGGCGCACTCTATCACGATCAGGTCGAAACTGGAGTTGGCATAGGAGGCTGGAATGCATGAATACTATTGATTTAAATCTGCCGACTCATTGGACTGGCtagacaaacaaataaaacactcCGCACGCAACTTACAAAACGAAAGGCGATGCACATTTTCCACGGCCACCTCGCCCCCGGTGGCTGTTTTCAGTTGCTCCACACGCTTGTCCAGGTCAGCGCTATCCGTCCATATATAGAGGGATTTTTTCAGACCCTTGAATTGCTCCATTGCCACAGAATTTCTAGAATATCTTTAAGGTTCAAGCACCGCACCGCGATTTCACAAGTTAGATATGGCAGAACGGCAAGAAGCTATCGGCCATATCGAATGCCACAATCGATAGTATGCAAAGTGATCACTGAAGatcactgtttttttttactgctaTTCAATCAAAATGAAGTAGACATGGTTTGCTATGCAATGTAAAAAACCTCTTAAGAATTAtacgtaaataaataattcacaGCTATTACTTGCACTACTGCAAACTAATTGTTAAGCAATTGTATTTGATATTTACTGCGCAAATTATCTTTAATATTCACATTTGTGTTTGTTCCCACGGCCTGTTTTAAGCAAGCTGACGCATGAAAAGAAGGTCAGTTAGCTTGAgccataaattttaaatgagtGCGCCAAAATCGATATCTTGTAGGACCGAAAGAAAATCGATGAAATTTGATAAAACTGTTCAAACTTAGTAGACAGATAACTCacgttaaaaattattaaaaggcAATAGGGCAAGCAAATTTAGGTGTAAACCTGGGAATCATATATAagttaaacacaaaaaaaagctaaGACAGAAACAAAACAGCTATCAAATAGCTAATTCGCCACCCCCGGCCATACCCACCAAACAGTGTTGCGAAACGATGAACATATCGCCGGTAGGCAGCGACTATCATAAATAAGAGCCCATCGAGCTATCGATACAACATCAACATCCTCAGTcgcttttttttagttgtagcatattataaatataactcGAACGCTAGTTGCAGCCTTAAACAGAAGCCAGCCGCTGCGACCGCTAGTCGCTAGTTAAGATCTgcctaaatacaaaaatatgtgATTAGTGATTAGACCAGAAACTAGCCGAAATCCCAgccagaaacaacaacaaagccaATCCGCGATTAAGAGGAAGAGAGTGCGTGAGAGAAACGACAGCTGCTCTGCGTGTGTGTTGGTGCAGgataacaaatacaaaacatacaaaaacaacaacgggatcgagcag
This genomic stretch from Drosophila gunungcola strain Sukarami unplaced genomic scaffold, Dgunungcola_SK_2 000001F, whole genome shotgun sequence harbors:
- the LOC128263348 gene encoding protein yellow — encoded protein: MKSLGIVSLGLILCLVGGLSRSATAKLEEKFSWKQLAFDWPTPEAEAEAKSNGHYIEENNLPLGVERWQNRIFVTVPRWKAGVAATLNYIDLNSTEKSPKLHPYPSWEANKLPIDVQPQDQKTPSGGRLDADKAQDAGIQLTNNSTIISTFRIQVDVCDRLWVLDTGLADILGSPKKITPNTILVFDLKTDTLVRRFTIPDDQSKEDSFFANIVVDADRSECQDAFAYIPDLGAYGVIVYSLRNDKSYRVKHNFFHFDPLQGDFNVGGVNFQWTDGVFGLAVGPMNPDHSKDIYFHALASTKEFKVSNRVLQNESHVTGGDSYYDFKYVGDRGMNGQSTAEVFDPETGVIFYTQVNKDAIACWNIKRPYTPDTQGLIDSDSHTLVFPNDMKIDNEGTIWVLSDKMPTYLYKELDPSAVNYRILMGQNRDLIKGTPCEM
- the LOC128263349 gene encoding anamorsin homolog, with amino-acid sequence MEQFKGLKKSLYIWTDSADLDKRVEQLKTATGGEVAVENVHRLSFSSYANSSFDLIVIECAQLTDSYVKLLHMLKPSGKLHLVSFIGPAASLLQEVKLSGFINCREDAADALTAEKPGYETGSSARLSFAKKNASAVNVWKISGDDEELIDEEDLLDEEDKQKPDPAGLRVCSTTGKRKACKNCSCGLAEELDTEKASQKATENAKSSCGNCYLGDAFRCSTCPYLGMPAFKPGEKVQLGDNLLKSDI